A region of Paralichthys olivaceus isolate ysfri-2021 chromosome 24, ASM2471397v2, whole genome shotgun sequence DNA encodes the following proteins:
- the LOC109643842 gene encoding gamma-crystallin M2-like, whose amino-acid sequence MGKIIFYEDRNFQGRHHECMSDCADLHPYFNRCNSIRVESGCFMVYERPHYLGHQFFLRRGEYSDNQRMIGINDCIRSCRMIPMHRGSYKIRLYERPDMAGQMQEVSDDCPNVQDRLRMSDINSCNVVDGHWLMYDQPNYRGRTYYLRPGEYRRYIDWGGASPRIGSLRRITDFN is encoded by the exons ATGGGAAAG ATCATATTCTACGAGGACAGGAATTTCCAGGGTCGGCACCATGAGTGCATGAGCGACTGTGCTGACCTGCACCCCTACTTCAACCGCTGCAACTCCATCCGGGTGGAGAGCGGCTGCTTCATGGTGTATGAGAGGCCCCACTACCTGGGCCACCAGTTCTTCCTCCGCCGGGGGGAGTACTCGGACAACCAGCGGATGATCGGCATCAACGACTGCATCCGATCCTGCCGGATGATTCCCATG CATCGTGGCTCCTACAAGATCCGACTATATGAGCGTCCAGACATGGCCGGCCAGATGCAGGAGGTGAGCGACGACTGCCCTAACGTCCAGGACCGCCTGCGCATGTCTGACATCAACTCGTGCAACGTGGTCGACGGCCACTGGCTGATGTACGACCAGCCCAACTACCGGGGCAGGACCTACTACCTGAGGCCCGGCGAGTACCGCAGATACATCGACTGGGGCGGCGCCAGTCCGAGGATCGGCTCGCTCAGGCGAATCACAGACTTCAACTAG